The following coding sequences are from one Rathayibacter sp. VKM Ac-2760 window:
- a CDS encoding alpha-1,4-glucan--maltose-1-phosphate maltosyltransferase codes for MIDPQPRLEDDRWPAKAFVGEVVPFAATAFREGHDLIGVDLLLTSPSGAESEHRMALLATGTDRYGRLVLLDDEGDWTYRIRAFADDWATWLHTAEVKIPAGLDLAVTFAIGEGLLRTAAGDDARSDAERSLLSDAAGTVADESLSPEVRLAAAEDAAVHGAFAARPVMSLASVSEPRTVHVERTRAGVGAWYEFFPRSEGAVRNEDGSVTSGSFRTAIDRLPAVAAMGFDVLYLPPIHPIGRNFRKGPNNTLNAGLGDPGSPWAIGAPEGGHDAIHPDLGTVEDFTAFHDAVTAAGLELALDFALQASPDHPWVTSHPEWFTTLPDGSIAYAENPPKKYQDIYPINFDNDPQGIRQEALRVLRYWISLGVKIFRVDNPHTKPLDFWEWIIHEVNAENPEVVFLAEAFTRPAIMRALGKVGFQQSYSYFTWRNTKEELEEFFTSISHETADYMRPNLFVNTPDILTEYLQYGGRSAYKVRAALAATASPLWGVYAGYELIENVARPGAEENIDNEKFEYKTRDWAAADAAGTTIAPYLTRLNEIRRAHPALAQRRNLQVHGSDDDAILVYSKHLDRAFTGTGSDDTLLVVVNTDPHSARETTVHIDLPALGLDWSATYEVEDLITGAVWTWGSDNYVRLDSFVEPVHILSVKADGR; via the coding sequence ATCATCGACCCGCAGCCCCGGCTCGAGGACGACCGCTGGCCGGCGAAGGCCTTCGTCGGCGAGGTCGTCCCCTTCGCGGCGACCGCGTTCCGCGAGGGGCACGACCTGATCGGCGTCGACCTCCTGCTCACGTCCCCCTCGGGCGCGGAGTCGGAGCACCGGATGGCGCTGCTCGCCACCGGCACCGACCGCTACGGCCGCCTCGTGCTGCTCGACGACGAGGGCGACTGGACGTACCGCATCCGCGCCTTCGCCGACGACTGGGCGACCTGGCTGCACACCGCCGAGGTCAAGATCCCGGCCGGACTGGATCTCGCCGTGACCTTCGCGATCGGCGAGGGCCTCCTCCGCACCGCGGCCGGCGACGACGCCCGCTCCGACGCCGAGCGCTCCCTGCTCTCCGACGCCGCCGGCACCGTGGCGGACGAGTCGCTCTCGCCCGAGGTGCGCCTGGCCGCCGCCGAGGACGCCGCCGTGCACGGCGCCTTCGCCGCGCGCCCCGTGATGAGCCTCGCGAGCGTCTCCGAGCCGCGCACCGTGCACGTCGAGCGCACCCGCGCCGGCGTCGGCGCCTGGTACGAGTTCTTCCCGCGCTCCGAGGGCGCCGTGCGGAACGAGGACGGCAGCGTCACCTCCGGCTCGTTCCGCACCGCGATCGACCGTCTGCCGGCCGTCGCCGCGATGGGCTTCGACGTGCTCTACCTGCCCCCGATCCACCCGATCGGCCGCAACTTCCGCAAGGGCCCGAACAACACGCTGAACGCCGGCCTGGGCGACCCCGGCTCGCCGTGGGCGATCGGCGCCCCCGAGGGCGGGCACGACGCCATCCACCCCGACCTCGGCACCGTGGAGGACTTCACCGCCTTCCACGACGCGGTCACCGCCGCCGGCCTCGAGCTCGCGCTCGACTTCGCGCTGCAGGCCTCGCCCGACCACCCCTGGGTGACGAGCCACCCGGAGTGGTTCACGACGCTCCCCGACGGCTCGATCGCCTACGCCGAGAACCCGCCGAAGAAGTACCAGGACATCTACCCGATCAACTTCGACAACGACCCCCAGGGCATCCGCCAGGAGGCGCTGCGCGTCCTGCGCTACTGGATCTCGCTCGGCGTGAAGATCTTCCGCGTCGACAACCCGCACACCAAGCCGCTCGACTTCTGGGAGTGGATCATCCACGAGGTCAACGCCGAGAACCCCGAGGTCGTGTTCCTCGCGGAGGCGTTCACCCGCCCGGCGATCATGCGGGCGCTCGGCAAGGTCGGCTTCCAGCAGTCCTACTCGTACTTCACCTGGCGCAACACCAAGGAGGAGCTCGAGGAGTTCTTCACGAGCATCTCGCACGAGACGGCCGACTACATGCGGCCGAACCTCTTCGTGAACACGCCGGACATCCTCACCGAGTACCTCCAGTACGGCGGCCGCTCGGCGTACAAGGTCCGCGCCGCGCTCGCCGCGACCGCCTCGCCGCTCTGGGGCGTCTACGCCGGTTACGAGCTGATCGAGAACGTCGCGCGCCCCGGCGCCGAGGAGAACATCGACAACGAGAAGTTCGAGTACAAGACGCGCGACTGGGCCGCGGCCGACGCCGCCGGGACCACGATCGCTCCGTACCTCACCCGGCTCAACGAGATCCGCCGGGCGCACCCCGCGCTCGCGCAGCGCCGCAATCTGCAGGTGCACGGCAGCGACGACGACGCGATCCTGGTCTACTCCAAGCACCTCGACCGCGCGTTCACCGGCACCGGGTCGGACGACACCCTGCTGGTCGTCGTCAACACCGACCCGCACTCGGCGCGCGAGACGACGGTGCACATCGACCTGCCCGCCCTCGGCCTGGACTGGAGCGCGACCTACGAGGTCGAGGACCTGATCACCGGTGCCGTCTGGACCTGGGGCAGTGACAACTACGTGCGGCTCGACTCCTTCGTCGAGCCCGTGCACATCCTGAGCGTGAAGGCGGACGGACGATGA
- the glgB gene encoding 1,4-alpha-glucan branching protein GlgB: MTVPENDGTSPVESTGTTAPAPRAVPAEAGSPAEAAGVEPRVETVVTTGTSSATTTGAHIAEPAAEETSAVPERLTPPEPVAPLEPLTPPEPTAASATPEPLTPPEPTVAPAAPAPDSDVDALPEYPEWVLQQLATGSNALPHDVLGQHALPSGGAVVRVRRPLADAVTAVLAGGVRVELEHLHDGLWQGVHDEDPQAYTVEAHYGDGSSWTAEDPYRFSKTVGDFDLYLIGEGRHERLWEALGARHREHEGVWGTSFAVWAPHAQAARVVGDFNDWSGEGHALRNLGVNGVWEIFVPGIEPGASYKFDLLSRDGRWVRKADPMARATEVPPATASRVPVSHHQWGDSGWMEHRASVDPHTQPISVYEMHLGSWKPGLGYRDLADPLIEYVTTLGFTHVEFMPLAEHPFGGSWGYQVTGYYAASSRFGTADDLKYLIDRLHQAGIGVLVDWVPGHFPKDDFALARFDGEPLYEHPDWRRGEQMDWGTYVFDFGHTQVRNFLVANALFWLEEFHVDGLRVDAVASMLYLDYSRKEGEWLPNEFGGRENLEAISFLQEVNATAYKLYPGIMMIAEESTSWPGVTQPTVSGGLGFGLKWNMGWMNDSLRYMANDPLWRQYHLGEITFSFVYAFSEHFVLPISHDEVVHGKGSLIQKMPGDHWQQLANVRAYLAFMWAHPGKQLLFMGQEFGQYSEWSEQRGLDWWILDQPSHRGLWSLVGELNRVYREVPSLNELDNDQAGFEWIDGGAAAPNVISFLRKDKAGRSVAVIVNFSGSPVHGYRVGLPEAGRWEELLNTDAEIYGGSGVGNFGAVEARDEPWAGRPASTELILPPLGALYLRHVG, translated from the coding sequence ATGACGGTTCCCGAGAACGACGGAACGAGCCCGGTCGAGAGCACGGGCACGACGGCCCCCGCGCCGCGCGCCGTCCCCGCGGAGGCGGGCAGCCCGGCCGAGGCGGCGGGCGTCGAGCCGCGCGTGGAGACGGTCGTCACCACCGGCACCAGCTCGGCGACCACCACGGGCGCGCACATCGCGGAGCCCGCGGCCGAGGAGACGTCCGCAGTGCCCGAGCGGCTCACCCCGCCCGAGCCCGTCGCGCCGCTCGAGCCGCTCACGCCGCCCGAGCCGACCGCAGCGTCCGCGACCCCCGAGCCGCTCACGCCGCCGGAGCCGACCGTCGCCCCGGCCGCCCCGGCGCCCGACTCCGACGTCGACGCGCTCCCCGAGTACCCCGAGTGGGTCCTCCAGCAGCTCGCGACCGGCAGCAACGCGCTCCCCCACGACGTCCTCGGGCAGCACGCGCTCCCCTCCGGCGGCGCGGTCGTCCGCGTCCGCCGCCCGCTCGCGGACGCCGTGACGGCCGTCCTCGCCGGCGGAGTCCGCGTCGAGCTCGAGCACCTGCACGACGGCCTCTGGCAGGGCGTCCACGACGAGGACCCGCAGGCGTACACCGTCGAGGCGCACTACGGCGACGGCTCCTCCTGGACCGCCGAGGATCCCTACCGGTTCTCGAAGACCGTCGGCGACTTCGACCTCTACCTGATCGGCGAGGGCCGCCACGAGCGTCTCTGGGAGGCGCTCGGCGCCCGGCACCGCGAGCACGAGGGCGTCTGGGGCACCTCGTTCGCCGTCTGGGCGCCGCACGCGCAGGCCGCCCGCGTCGTCGGCGACTTCAACGACTGGAGCGGCGAGGGCCACGCCCTGCGCAACCTCGGCGTCAACGGCGTCTGGGAGATCTTCGTCCCCGGCATCGAGCCCGGCGCCTCCTACAAGTTCGACCTGCTCTCCCGCGACGGCCGCTGGGTGCGCAAGGCCGACCCGATGGCGCGAGCCACGGAGGTTCCGCCGGCGACCGCCTCGCGCGTCCCGGTCTCGCACCACCAGTGGGGCGACTCCGGCTGGATGGAGCACCGCGCGAGCGTCGACCCGCACACCCAGCCGATCAGCGTCTACGAGATGCACCTCGGCTCCTGGAAGCCCGGTCTCGGCTACCGCGACCTCGCCGATCCGCTGATCGAGTACGTCACCACGCTCGGCTTCACCCACGTCGAGTTCATGCCGCTCGCCGAGCACCCCTTCGGCGGCTCCTGGGGCTACCAGGTCACCGGCTACTACGCCGCGTCGAGCCGCTTCGGCACCGCCGACGACCTCAAGTACCTGATCGACCGGCTGCACCAGGCCGGCATCGGCGTCCTGGTCGACTGGGTGCCCGGGCACTTCCCCAAGGACGACTTCGCGCTCGCGCGCTTCGACGGCGAGCCGCTCTACGAGCACCCGGACTGGCGCCGCGGCGAGCAGATGGACTGGGGCACCTACGTCTTCGACTTCGGGCACACCCAGGTGCGCAACTTCCTCGTCGCCAACGCGCTGTTCTGGCTCGAGGAGTTCCACGTCGACGGCCTCCGCGTCGACGCCGTGGCCTCGATGCTCTACCTCGACTACTCCCGCAAGGAGGGCGAGTGGCTGCCCAACGAGTTCGGCGGCCGCGAGAACCTCGAGGCGATCAGCTTCCTGCAGGAGGTCAACGCCACGGCCTACAAGCTGTACCCCGGCATCATGATGATCGCCGAGGAGTCGACCAGCTGGCCCGGCGTCACCCAGCCCACGGTCTCCGGCGGGCTCGGCTTCGGGCTCAAGTGGAACATGGGCTGGATGAACGACTCGCTGCGCTACATGGCGAACGACCCGCTCTGGCGCCAGTACCACCTGGGCGAGATCACCTTCTCCTTCGTCTACGCGTTCAGCGAGCACTTCGTCCTGCCGATCAGCCACGACGAGGTCGTGCACGGCAAGGGCTCGCTGATCCAGAAGATGCCGGGCGATCACTGGCAGCAGCTGGCGAACGTGCGCGCGTACCTGGCGTTCATGTGGGCGCACCCCGGCAAGCAGCTGCTCTTCATGGGCCAGGAGTTCGGGCAGTACTCGGAGTGGTCGGAGCAGCGCGGGCTCGACTGGTGGATCCTCGACCAGCCCAGCCACCGTGGACTGTGGAGCCTCGTCGGCGAGCTGAACCGCGTCTACCGCGAGGTCCCGTCGCTGAACGAGCTCGACAACGACCAGGCCGGCTTCGAGTGGATCGACGGCGGTGCCGCGGCGCCGAACGTCATCTCGTTCCTCCGCAAGGACAAGGCCGGCCGCTCGGTCGCGGTGATCGTCAACTTCTCCGGCTCGCCGGTGCACGGCTACCGCGTCGGCCTGCCCGAGGCCGGCCGCTGGGAGGAGCTGCTCAACACCGACGCCGAGATCTACGGCGGCTCGGGAGTGGGCAACTTCGGCGCCGTCGAGGCCCGCGACGAGCCCTGGGCGGGGCGCCCCGCCTCGACCGAGCTGATCCTGCCCCCGCTCGGCGCGCTCTACCTGCGCCACGTCGGCTGA
- a CDS encoding tetratricopeptide repeat protein: MSTPLPPLPGNLRGAVDLSTLVNRRPPAAPAAASAGGGEAAQGSPVANPLLLSAGDAEFDQVVQLSSRVPVIVDLRGSWSDQSQSMTALLEKVVISYAGAMVLVGVDVESSPQLAQAFQVQSVPTIAAIIGGRPVPMFSGLVTEEQLRDLLEQVLQLAGQQGVTGTVPVDPGAAAQPDAEPEAAPLPPHHQEAYDAIDRGDYSAAITEYETAIAQNPRDDLAVAGLAQVRLLARLQGKTLDDIRSSAAAEPANLDAQLAVADLDVSGGHVEDAFDRLLSMFPRLDADGKASVRARLLELFEIVGTTDPRVNKARARLTGLLY, encoded by the coding sequence GTGAGCACCCCCCTGCCCCCGCTGCCCGGAAATCTGCGCGGCGCCGTGGACCTGTCCACCCTCGTGAACCGGCGGCCGCCGGCGGCCCCCGCCGCCGCATCCGCGGGCGGCGGTGAAGCCGCTCAGGGCTCGCCCGTCGCCAACCCGCTGCTGCTGAGCGCGGGCGACGCGGAGTTCGACCAGGTCGTCCAGCTCTCCTCGCGCGTGCCCGTGATCGTCGATCTGCGCGGCTCCTGGTCCGACCAGAGCCAGAGCATGACGGCGCTGCTCGAGAAGGTCGTGATCTCCTACGCCGGTGCGATGGTGCTCGTCGGCGTCGACGTCGAGTCGAGCCCGCAGCTCGCCCAGGCGTTCCAGGTGCAGTCGGTGCCGACGATCGCCGCCATCATCGGCGGCCGCCCCGTTCCGATGTTCAGCGGCCTCGTCACCGAGGAGCAGCTCCGCGACCTGCTCGAGCAGGTGCTGCAGCTCGCCGGCCAGCAGGGCGTCACCGGCACCGTCCCCGTCGACCCCGGCGCCGCCGCGCAGCCGGACGCCGAGCCGGAGGCCGCCCCGCTGCCCCCGCACCACCAGGAGGCGTACGACGCGATCGATCGCGGCGACTACTCCGCGGCCATCACCGAGTACGAGACCGCGATCGCGCAGAACCCGCGCGACGACCTCGCCGTCGCCGGCCTCGCGCAGGTTCGGCTGCTCGCGCGCCTGCAGGGCAAGACGCTCGACGACATCCGCTCGTCCGCCGCTGCGGAGCCCGCGAACCTCGACGCGCAGCTCGCCGTGGCGGACCTCGACGTCTCCGGCGGCCACGTCGAGGACGCCTTCGACAGGCTCCTCTCGATGTTCCCCCGGCTCGACGCCGACGGGAAGGCCAGCGTGCGCGCCCGCCTCCTGGAGCTCTTCGAGATCGTCGGCACGACCGACCCGCGGGTGAACAAGGCCCGCGCACGTCTCACGGGCCTGCTGTACTGA